TTACCGGACCGAACTGGACAGAAGTTTGCTGTATATCGCCTGCACGCGGGCGACCCACAAGCTGAATGTCACTTATTCCGGGGAGCCGTCTTCGTTCCTCGGCAATGATGCGGATTCATCTAAATAAATCAAACGGAAAAATAAAAGATAATGCTCGCTATGTTCAAAACCCCCGGAAATGTCTTCCGGGGGGGGGGTTCTCATGTGCGGAATCAATATTTCCCATTGCTCCCGAACAATCTTATTTTTTCCCTGACCACATCTTTGACAGCCGCCCGTGCCGGTCCCAAATATCCGCGCGCGTCGAACAGCTCGCTGTTTTCGTTCAGCAGCGTGCGGACTTGTCCGGTGAAGGCGACCTGGTTTTCGGTGTTGACGTTGATTTTGCCGACCCCAGCCCGGATGGCTTCTTGTATGGCGGAGTCCGGCACGCCGGAGCCGCCATGCAGCACGATCGGCGCTTTGATGGCTGCGGACACTTTGGAAATGATGTCGCAGCGGATGCGGGGTTCGCTCTTGTACAAGCCGTGGGCGGTGCCCACCGCTATGGCGAGCGCGTCCACCTTGGTCTCGTTCCAGAATGAAATGGCCTCCTCGGGGCTCACAAGTGCGCTTTCCTCGACCGTCCGGTCATCTTCGGTGCCGCCGATCGTGCCGAGTTCGCCTTCTACGGAAACGCCTGCCGCATGGGCGGCTTCCACCACTTTGCGGGTAAGCCGTATATTTTCCTCCAGCGGATAATGGGAGCCGTCGAACATGACGGAGGAAAAGCCGGCGCGAATGCACTGGATCACAACTTCGAAGCTGCTGCCGTGATCCAGATGAAGAGCGACGGGCACGTCGATTCTGCGGGCGGCCGTTTTGGCGATGGCCGACACATAATCGAGCCCCATATAGCGGATCGTCGCCTCACCAACGCCGAAAATGACGGGGGACCTTTCCTCGTGGGCGACTTCGGCAATCGCCTGGGTAAACTCCAGATTGATCAAATTAAAATGGCCTACCGCGTATTTTTCCTCTTTGGCTTTTGTCAGCATCGATGTCAACGGAACGAGTTGCATATGCCATAACCTCCAGTACGATTTTTTTGCCTATTTGCCCAAAAACGATTCCACTCTCTCAACCAGATGTTCGGCCGTAAAGCCGTATTCCTGCATCATTTTGTCGCCCGGAGCCGATGCGCCGAAACGGTCGATGCCCAGGACGAAGCCGTTTTCCCCGACGTAACGTTCCCAGCCGGAAGGGTGGGCCATCTCGACGGCTACCCGCAGCTTGGCCGAAGGGGGGATGACCGAATTCCTGTAAGCCCGCGGCTGCTCCTCGAACAGCTCCAGACACGGCATGCTGACGACGCGCACGGACAGCCCTCTGGCTTGGAGCGCGAGATACGCTTCGCGGATCAGGCTGACTTCCGAACCGGATGCCATCAGCACGATGTCCGGGTTTCCGTTATCCGCGTCGTACAGCACGTAGGCTCCTCGGGCCAGCAGTGCCGCCGACTCGGCCGTGCCTTCGAGGATCGGCAGATCCTGCCTCGACAGGATCATCGAAACCGGGCGCCGATGCTGGCCGAACGCATAGCGATAAGCCGCAGCCGTTTCGTTCGCGTCGGCCGGCCGGATCACCAGCATGTTCGGCATGAGCCTAAGCGAAGGGATATGTTCGATCGGCTGATGCGTAGGGCCGTCCTCGCCGTAAGCGATGCTGTCGTGCGTGAATACGTAAACGACGGGCTGATTCATCAGCGCGGAGAGCCTCATCGCCGGACGCATGTAATCCGAGAACACGAGAAACGTTCCGCCATACGTCTTGATGCCGCCATGCAGCGACAGGCCGTTCATGATCGCGCCCATCGCAAATTCGCGAACGCCGTACCAGATGTTGCGGCCTTTGTAATCGTCCGGGCCGAAAGCGGCGGAGCCCCTGATCAGCGTTTTGTTGGACGACGCCAGGTCGGCCGATCCGCCGAGCAGAAAGCGGATTTTTTTCGCAATCGCGTTCAGCACATCCTCGGAGGCTTGGCGGGTGGAGCGCAGCCCTTGCCCCGGCGAGTAGACCGGCAGCTCCGCATCCCAGCCTGCGGGCAGCTCATGGTTGATGGCTTGCTCCAGCTCCTCCGCCAGCTCGGGAAACGCCGATTGGTAACGCTGCCAAAGCTCGTTCCATTTCGCCTCGGCTCCGGCACCTTTTTCGTTCAGGCGGGCGAAATGCTCTCTTACTTCCTGTGGAATATGAAATGGCTCATGCGGCCAGCCATAGTTTTTTCT
The window above is part of the Paenibacillus hamazuiensis genome. Proteins encoded here:
- the fba gene encoding class II fructose-1,6-bisphosphate aldolase encodes the protein MQLVPLTSMLTKAKEEKYAVGHFNLINLEFTQAIAEVAHEERSPVIFGVGEATIRYMGLDYVSAIAKTAARRIDVPVALHLDHGSSFEVVIQCIRAGFSSVMFDGSHYPLEENIRLTRKVVEAAHAAGVSVEGELGTIGGTEDDRTVEESALVSPEEAISFWNETKVDALAIAVGTAHGLYKSEPRIRCDIISKVSAAIKAPIVLHGGSGVPDSAIQEAIRAGVGKINVNTENQVAFTGQVRTLLNENSELFDARGYLGPARAAVKDVVREKIRLFGSNGKY
- the tkt gene encoding transketolase encodes the protein MEAVAKNIDQLAVDAIRMLSIDAVEKANSGHPGMPMGAAPMAYTLWTRILNQNGANPRWFNRDRFVLSAGHGSMLLYSLLHLGGFGLTMDDIKSFRQWGSKTPGHPEYGHTPGVEATTGPLGQGVAMAVGMAMAERYLAAAYNRDGYEVVDHYTYSLCGDGDLMEGVGQEAASLAGHLKLGRLIVLYDANNISLDGDIGFTFTEDVQKRFEAYGWQTLHVRDGNDLDAIEQAVLEAKQERGKPSLIVVQTTIGYGSPNKGGKSASHGAPLGASEVELVRKNYGWPHEPFHIPQEVREHFARLNEKGAGAEAKWNELWQRYQSAFPELAEELEQAINHELPAGWDAELPVYSPGQGLRSTRQASEDVLNAIAKKIRFLLGGSADLASSNKTLIRGSAAFGPDDYKGRNIWYGVREFAMGAIMNGLSLHGGIKTYGGTFLVFSDYMRPAMRLSALMNQPVVYVFTHDSIAYGEDGPTHQPIEHIPSLRLMPNMLVIRPADANETAAAYRYAFGQHRRPVSMILSRQDLPILEGTAESAALLARGAYVLYDADNGNPDIVLMASGSEVSLIREAYLALQARGLSVRVVSMPCLELFEEQPRAYRNSVIPPSAKLRVAVEMAHPSGWERYVGENGFVLGIDRFGASAPGDKMMQEYGFTAEHLVERVESFLGK